One genomic segment of Cervus canadensis isolate Bull #8, Minnesota chromosome 14, ASM1932006v1, whole genome shotgun sequence includes these proteins:
- the C14H9orf57 gene encoding uncharacterized protein C9orf57 homolog gives MRTVFNGAFIFFCLLGAVGGVVCRQCNLSIPFHGCLLDFGTCRTKPGQYCIKEILIKGGIQWYSVKGCTERQDQCFKRILTSHQIYSTHCCHRPLCNF, from the exons ATGAGGACTGTCTTCAACGgtgcttttatctttttctgcCTCTTAGGTG CTGTTGGAGGTGTGGTTTGTAGACAATGCAACCTCTCAATCCCCTTTCATGGATGTCTTTTGGACTTTGGAACCTGCAGAACAAAACCTGGACAGTACTGTATAAAAGAGATCCTTATTAAAG GTGGAATTCAATGGTATTCAGTTAAAGGCTGCACAGAAAGGCAAGACCAGTGTTTTAAGAGAATCCTGACATCTCATCAAATTTACTCTACTCACTGCTGCCATCGTCCTTTGTGCAATTTCTGA